The following proteins are encoded in a genomic region of Fervidobacterium pennivorans DSM 9078:
- a CDS encoding ABC-three component system protein, whose protein sequence is MKKLCFGTFATILKICMAKRVTQKQLCGTMLLSIAPTYDIRSDDGTVSDLILGKKNLSPVVTDAAPDVDARDISVFFKEKVLPMLDSNKNSLIVLALKDIIASDDTIEPETIVEKVNNMTKEDIVTCNSFVLEDFLAGIFLYTVLNVENRNCENSVREITDEYIQSFETQKKSIKFITTYNNFSMEAANEVAIDARALVLLAETGGRCQKCGRILGIKKEGNDINYAKIVRLSETDDIILCVDCEREIRNLSEEDKLALLSDKHDLEILVKARDATSRHEIEKQTEQVLREVDLMDVTADTQLKMEPIKVENKITEKRLKERVLFDVRRFYEGVNDTLDRLAGENKLNVDRFAKSIKRMYEDASESQISQSAIYNLLVETLFEKTGRKYREACEIIISYFVQRCEVFDEITK, encoded by the coding sequence ATGAAGAAGCTATGTTTTGGCACTTTTGCAACAATTTTAAAGATTTGCATGGCAAAAAGAGTAACACAAAAGCAATTGTGCGGTACCATGCTGCTTTCTATTGCGCCTACTTATGATATTCGCAGCGATGATGGCACCGTTTCAGATTTGATATTAGGTAAAAAAAATCTTTCACCTGTTGTAACCGATGCTGCTCCGGATGTAGATGCTCGTGATATTTCGGTTTTCTTTAAGGAGAAAGTCCTCCCCATGTTGGATAGTAATAAAAATAGCCTAATAGTTCTTGCATTGAAGGACATCATTGCTTCTGATGACACAATCGAACCTGAAACAATTGTTGAGAAAGTAAATAACATGACAAAGGAGGATATTGTTACCTGTAATTCATTTGTTCTGGAAGACTTTCTTGCCGGAATATTTCTTTATACAGTACTTAATGTCGAAAACAGGAATTGTGAAAATAGTGTAAGAGAGATAACCGATGAGTACATACAATCCTTTGAAACTCAAAAGAAAAGCATTAAATTTATTACAACTTACAATAATTTTTCTATGGAAGCCGCTAATGAAGTTGCGATCGATGCTCGAGCTTTGGTGCTACTAGCTGAAACGGGCGGCAGATGCCAAAAGTGCGGTAGAATTCTTGGTATAAAAAAAGAAGGCAACGATATTAACTACGCTAAGATCGTTCGCCTTTCAGAAACTGACGATATTATTCTATGTGTTGACTGTGAACGCGAAATTCGAAATTTATCTGAAGAAGATAAATTGGCTTTATTATCCGACAAGCATGACTTAGAAATACTTGTTAAGGCAAGAGATGCCACATCAAGACATGAAATAGAAAAGCAAACTGAACAAGTACTTCGAGAAGTTGATCTAATGGATGTTACAGCCGATACACAACTCAAAATGGAACCTATTAAGGTTGAAAATAAAATTACTGAAAAACGCCTGAAAGAAAGAGTGCTTTTTGATGTTAGACGGTTTTATGAAGGAGTAAATGATACATTAGATCGGTTAGCCGGAGAAAATAAATTAAATGTGGATAGATTTGCTAAAAGTATTAAACGGATGTATGAAGATGCTAGTGAATCACAGATTTCACAAAGTGCTATTTACAACCTCCTTGTTGAGACATTATTTGAAAAGACCGGTCGTAAATACAGAGAGGCTTGTGAGATAATAATCTCCTACTTCGTGCAAAGGTGTGAGGTGTTCGATGAGATTACCAAATAA
- a CDS encoding ABC-three component system middle component 7 produces the protein MRLPNKVTSYSNSIIALFPGILEALSQQDMSPKELFERTMPRQKNMADFLSALDCLFALGRIKLIEEKRVLRYVKRDTMR, from the coding sequence ATGAGATTACCAAATAAAGTAACATCATATTCAAACAGTATTATTGCGCTTTTTCCAGGTATTTTAGAAGCATTGTCACAGCAAGATATGTCCCCAAAAGAATTATTTGAACGAACCATGCCACGCCAAAAAAACATGGCTGATTTTCTAAGTGCTTTAGACTGCTTGTTTGCATTAGGCAGAATTAAACTAATTGAGGAAAAGAGGGTACTGCGCTATGTTAAAAGAGATACGATGCGATAA